One window of Delphinus delphis chromosome 12, mDelDel1.2, whole genome shotgun sequence genomic DNA carries:
- the ITGB1BP1 gene encoding integrin beta-1-binding protein 1 isoform X1: MFRKGKKRHSSSSSQSSEISTKSKSVDSSLGGLSRSSTVASLDTDSTKSSGQSNSNSDTCAEFRIKYVGAIEKLKLSEGKSLEGPLDLINYIDVAQQDGKLPFVPLDEEFIMGVSKYGIKVSTSDQYDVLHRHALYLIIRMVCYDDGLGAGKSLLALKTTDASNEEYNLWVYQCHSLEQAQAICKVLSTAFDSVLTSEKP; the protein is encoded by the exons ATGTTTCGGAAAGGGAAGAAGCGACACAGCAGTAGCAGCTCCCAGAGTAGTGAAATCAGTACTAAGAGCAAG TCTGTAGACTCCAGCCTTGGGGGGCTCTCGCGATCCAGCACCGTGGCGAGCCTCGATACCGATTCCACCAAGAGCTCAG gacaaagcaacagtaattcaGACACCTGTGCAGAATTTCGAATAAAATACGTTGGTGCCATTGAGAAACTGAAACTCTCCGAGGGAAAAAGTCTCGAAGGGCCACTAGACCTGATAAATTATATAGATGTCgcccag caAGATGGAAAGTTGCCTTTTGTTCCTCTGGATGAAGAATTTATTATGGGAGTTTCCAAGTATGGCATAAAAGTATCCACATCAGATCAGTAT GATGTTTTGCATCGGCATGCTCTATATTTAATCATCCGGATGGTGTGTTATGATGATGGTCTGGGGGCAGGAAAAAGCTTATTGGCTCTGAAGACCACAGATGCGAGCAACGAAGAATACAACCTGTGGGTTTACCAGTGCCACAGCCTG GAACAAGCACAAGCAATCTGCAAAGTTTTATCCACTGCATTTGACTCTGTGTTGACATCTGAGAAACCCTGA
- the ITGB1BP1 gene encoding integrin beta-1-binding protein 1 isoform X2, which yields MFRKGKKRHSSSSSQSSEISTKSKSVDSSLGGLSRSSTVASLDTDSTKSSGQSNSNSDTCAEFRIKYVGAIEKLKLSEGKSLEGPLDLINYIDVAQQDGKLPFVPLDEEFIMGVSKYGIKVSTSDQYEQAQAICKVLSTAFDSVLTSEKP from the exons ATGTTTCGGAAAGGGAAGAAGCGACACAGCAGTAGCAGCTCCCAGAGTAGTGAAATCAGTACTAAGAGCAAG TCTGTAGACTCCAGCCTTGGGGGGCTCTCGCGATCCAGCACCGTGGCGAGCCTCGATACCGATTCCACCAAGAGCTCAG gacaaagcaacagtaattcaGACACCTGTGCAGAATTTCGAATAAAATACGTTGGTGCCATTGAGAAACTGAAACTCTCCGAGGGAAAAAGTCTCGAAGGGCCACTAGACCTGATAAATTATATAGATGTCgcccag caAGATGGAAAGTTGCCTTTTGTTCCTCTGGATGAAGAATTTATTATGGGAGTTTCCAAGTATGGCATAAAAGTATCCACATCAGATCAGTAT GAACAAGCACAAGCAATCTGCAAAGTTTTATCCACTGCATTTGACTCTGTGTTGACATCTGAGAAACCCTGA